One part of the Oncorhynchus clarkii lewisi isolate Uvic-CL-2024 chromosome 7, UVic_Ocla_1.0, whole genome shotgun sequence genome encodes these proteins:
- the LOC139413732 gene encoding caspase recruitment domain-containing protein 19-like, with protein MGDSFHDQLLEDSRFLRADRRLDTELVDKLILQLNRIYPQILTDKEATKFRDLDVPTCVRLAELLAHLQGKGEEACREFYRALHLHVEEVYFSLPTRLRLRDSIDPFTTAASPTQQRYVLNDRGHMFFLSCFSVAVGVALLHYYGEAKVTRGSRALGMAALGLGRRAQEVLIWYTEDPIRK; from the exons ATGGGAG ACAGCTTCCATGACCAGCTGCTGGAGGACAGTCGGTTCCTTAGGGCAGACCGTCGCCTGGACACAGAACTAGTGGATAAGCTCATCCTGCAGCTCAACAGGATCTACCCGCAGATCCTCACAGACAAGGAGGCCACCAAA TTTAGGGACCTTGATGTGCCCACCTGCGTCCGACTGGCCGAGCTCCTGGCTCACCTACAGGGGAAAGGTGAAGAGGCCTGCCGGGAGTTCTACCGGGCACTTCACCTGCATGTGGAAGAGGTGTACTTCAGCCTACCCACGCGTCTCCGCCTCAGAG ATTCTATAGACCCGTTCACGACTGCAGCCTCACCCACTCAGCAGAGATATGTGCTAAATGACAGAG gTCATATGTTCTTCCTGAGTTGTTTCAGTGTTGCAGTTGGGGTGGCTCTACTACATTACTATGGCG AGGCCAAAGTAACAAGGGGCAGCAGGGCTCTTGGCATGGCTGCTCTTGGATTGGGTCGACGAGCCCAAGAGGTTCTCATATGGTACACTGAAGACCCCATCAGGAAGTAG
- the LOC139413731 gene encoding protein bicaudal D homolog 2-like isoform X2 — protein MSVEEQEYPEATLVAEAGPQWFRAELERLSRELSETTHEKIQAAEYGLAVLEEKQQLKQRYDELETEFETVRHELDQLKEAFGQAYSTHRKVAADGESREESLMLESASKEAQYQQMVLELQNELRLARTALTSNQSENERLASVALEMRESSELVELQRSQLRDDIREYKVREARLLQDYSELEDENISLQKQVSLLRQSQVEFEGLKHETCRLEEDSQCLHSQLEEAMRLREIAEHQLTEALETIKTEREQKAALRKELSHYMTIGDNLLPYHHSPLNISLDGFKFSEDPTAATNEPNNDDSFHGYENGLAKMAADCNEDNRAKLRPAPSLVDDLLSELNISEIQKLKQQLMQVEREKVALLSSLQEAQKQLEVAHGTLSEQQEIVGRLTENLSAMRKLQASKERHSALDSEKERDSRDDGDGDYYELDINGPEILQCKYTVAVSEAGELRQELKTLKAEYQSCRSQYEEERAHLESEVAGLSEKLASLEKSSRVEHEEMERLEKDLRRVSESAGESQGSLNVAQDELVVFSEELANLYNHVCMCNNETPNRVMLDYYKEGKASVGGGGGREGKGRRLSHVLLSNGLVPDTDPSKPEANDPAAPAPVSAPESRPEPMNIYNLVAIIRDQIRHLQQAVDRTTELSRQRMATMELSTVADKDSEACMGEILKLKSLLSTKREQIATLRTVLKANKHTAEVALANLKSKYDNEKTMVRDTMLKLRNELKALKEDAATFSSLRAMFATRCDEYVTQLDEMQRQLVAAEDEKKTLNSLLRMAIQQKLALTQRLEDLEFDHEQARRGGVTGATTSSRGKTSSSARGKGASANHH, from the exons gCATTCGGCCAGGCCTACTCCACCCATAGGAAGGTGGCTGCAGATGGGGAGAGCAGGGAGGAGTCACTAATGCTGGAGTCAGCCAGTAAGGAGGCCCAATACCAGCAGATGGTCCTGGAGCTGCAGAACGAGCTGCGGTTGGCCAGGACTGCCCTCACCAGCAACCAATCAGAGAATGAGCGCCTGGCCTCCGTTGCCCTGGAGATGAGAGAG AGTTCTGAGCTGGTGGAGCTGCAGCGCAGCCAACTGCGTGATGACATCAGAGAGTATAAGGTGCGAGAGGCACGCCTGCTGCAGGACTATAGTGAGCTGGAGGACGAGAACATCTCCCTGCAGAAACAGGTGTCCCTGCTCCGACAGAGCCAG GTGGAGTTTGAGGGTCTGAAGCATGAGACCTGTCGTCTGGAGGAGGACTCCCAGTGCCTCCACAGCCAGTTGGAGGAGGCCATGCGCCTGCGAGAGATCGCCGAGCACCAGCTGACCGAGGCTCTGGAGACCATTAAGACTGAGCGCGAGCAGAAGGCCGCCCTGCGTAAAGAACTGTCCCACTACATGACCATTGGGGACAACCTGTTACCGTACCACCACAGCCCCCTGAACATCTCCCTGGACGGCTTCAAGTTCAGCGAGGATCCCACTGCTGCCACCAACGAACCCAACAATGATGACTCGTTCCATGGCTATGAGAACGGCCTGGCTAAGATGGCTGCAGACTGCAACGAGGATAACAGAGCCAAGCTCCGGCCCGCCCCCAGCCTAGTGGATGACCTGCTGAGTGAACTCAACATCTCAGAGATCCAGAAACTTAAGCAGCAGCTCATGCAG GTTGAGCGGGAGAAGGTAGCACTACTTTCCTCCCTGCAGGAGGCCCAGAAGCAGCTAGAGGTGGCCCACGGGACTCTGTCTGAGCAGCAGGAGATAGTAGGACGTCTCACCGAGAACCTCAGCGCCATGAGGAAACTCCAGGCCAGCAAGGAGCGCCACTCGGCCCTGGACAGCGAGAAGGAGCGTGACAGCCGTGACGATGGTGACGGGGACTACTACGAGCTGGACATCAACGGGCCTGAGATCCTGCAGTGTAAGTACACAGTGGCTGTGTCCGAGGCCGGGGAGCTCAGACAGGAGCTTAAGACTCTTAAAGCAGAGTACCAGTCATGCCGGAGCCAGTACGAGGAGGAGCGAGCCCACCTGGAGAGCGAAGTGGCAGGGCTGAGCGAGAAGCTAGCTTCCCTGGAGAAGAGCAGCCGGGTGGAGCACGAGGAGATGGAGCGCCTGGAGAAGGACCTGCGGCGGGTGAGCGAGTCGGCAGGCGAGTCGCAGGGAAGTCTGAACGTGGCGCAGGACGAACTGGTGGTGTTCAGTGAGGAGCTGGCCAACCTCTACAACCACGTGTGCATGTGCAACAACGAGACGCCCAACCGGGTCATGCTTGACTACTACAAGGAGGGCAAGGCCAGCGTAGGTGGCGGGGGCGGCCGGGAGGGGAAAGGACGACGTCTGTCCCACGTTCTGCTCTCCAACGGGCTGGTCCCTGATACTGACCCCAGTAAACCTGAAGCTAATGACCCAGCcgccccagccccagtctcagccccagaATCCCGCCCAGAGCCTATGAACATCTATAACCTGGTGGCCATCATCAGGGACCAGATCCGTCACCTGCAGCAGGCGGTGGACCGCACCACAGAGCTGTCCCGCCAGAGGATGGCCACCATGGAGCTGAGCACCGTGGCTGATAAGGACAGCGAGGCCTGCATGGGGGAGATCCTCAAACTCAAGTCCCTCCTCAGCACCAAGAGGGAGCAGATCGCCACCCTGAGGACCGTGCTCAAAGCCAACAAACAT ACGGCTGAGGTGGCGCTGGCCAACCTGAAGAGTAAATACGACAACGAGAAGACCATGGTGAGGGATACCATGTTGAAGCTCCGCAACGAGCTGAAGGCTCTGAAAGAAGACGCTGCCACCTTCTCCTCACTACGGGCCATGTTCGCAACAAG GTGTGATGAGTACGTAACTCAGCTGGACGAGATGCAGAGACAGCTGGTTGCGGCAGAGGATGAGAAGAAGACACTGAACTCCCTGCTCCGCATGGCCATCCAGCAGAAGCTGGCCCTGACCCAGCGTCTGGAGGACCTGGAGTTTGATCATGAGCAGGCGCGCCGTGGTGGGGTTACAGGAGCAACGACGAGCAGTCGGGGCAAGACCTCCTCGTCGGCGCGAGGCAAAGGGGCCTCGGCCAATCATCAC TAA
- the LOC139413731 gene encoding protein bicaudal D homolog 2-like isoform X1 has protein sequence MSVEEQEYPEATLVAEAGPQWFRAELERLSRELSETTHEKIQAAEYGLAVLEEKQQLKQRYDELETEFETVRHELDQLKEAFGQAYSTHRKVAADGESREESLMLESASKEAQYQQMVLELQNELRLARTALTSNQSENERLASVALEMRESSELVELQRSQLRDDIREYKVREARLLQDYSELEDENISLQKQVSLLRQSQVEFEGLKHETCRLEEDSQCLHSQLEEAMRLREIAEHQLTEALETIKTEREQKAALRKELSHYMTIGDNLLPYHHSPLNISLDGFKFSEDPTAATNEPNNDDSFHGYENGLAKMAADCNEDNRAKLRPAPSLVDDLLSELNISEIQKLKQQLMQVEREKVALLSSLQEAQKQLEVAHGTLSEQQEIVGRLTENLSAMRKLQASKERHSALDSEKERDSRDDGDGDYYELDINGPEILQCKYTVAVSEAGELRQELKTLKAEYQSCRSQYEEERAHLESEVAGLSEKLASLEKSSRVEHEEMERLEKDLRRVSESAGESQGSLNVAQDELVVFSEELANLYNHVCMCNNETPNRVMLDYYKEGKASVGGGGGREGKGRRLSHVLLSNGLVPDTDPSKPEANDPAAPAPVSAPESRPEPMNIYNLVAIIRDQIRHLQQAVDRTTELSRQRMATMELSTVADKDSEACMGEILKLKSLLSTKREQIATLRTVLKANKHTAEVALANLKSKYDNEKTMVRDTMLKLRNELKALKEDAATFSSLRAMFATRCDEYVTQLDEMQRQLVAAEDEKKTLNSLLRMAIQQKLALTQRLEDLEFDHEQARRGGVTGATTSSRGKTSSSARGKGASANHHVSQRCSCWVLPEPHGILGGPIVLCREEYNIYCDL, from the exons gCATTCGGCCAGGCCTACTCCACCCATAGGAAGGTGGCTGCAGATGGGGAGAGCAGGGAGGAGTCACTAATGCTGGAGTCAGCCAGTAAGGAGGCCCAATACCAGCAGATGGTCCTGGAGCTGCAGAACGAGCTGCGGTTGGCCAGGACTGCCCTCACCAGCAACCAATCAGAGAATGAGCGCCTGGCCTCCGTTGCCCTGGAGATGAGAGAG AGTTCTGAGCTGGTGGAGCTGCAGCGCAGCCAACTGCGTGATGACATCAGAGAGTATAAGGTGCGAGAGGCACGCCTGCTGCAGGACTATAGTGAGCTGGAGGACGAGAACATCTCCCTGCAGAAACAGGTGTCCCTGCTCCGACAGAGCCAG GTGGAGTTTGAGGGTCTGAAGCATGAGACCTGTCGTCTGGAGGAGGACTCCCAGTGCCTCCACAGCCAGTTGGAGGAGGCCATGCGCCTGCGAGAGATCGCCGAGCACCAGCTGACCGAGGCTCTGGAGACCATTAAGACTGAGCGCGAGCAGAAGGCCGCCCTGCGTAAAGAACTGTCCCACTACATGACCATTGGGGACAACCTGTTACCGTACCACCACAGCCCCCTGAACATCTCCCTGGACGGCTTCAAGTTCAGCGAGGATCCCACTGCTGCCACCAACGAACCCAACAATGATGACTCGTTCCATGGCTATGAGAACGGCCTGGCTAAGATGGCTGCAGACTGCAACGAGGATAACAGAGCCAAGCTCCGGCCCGCCCCCAGCCTAGTGGATGACCTGCTGAGTGAACTCAACATCTCAGAGATCCAGAAACTTAAGCAGCAGCTCATGCAG GTTGAGCGGGAGAAGGTAGCACTACTTTCCTCCCTGCAGGAGGCCCAGAAGCAGCTAGAGGTGGCCCACGGGACTCTGTCTGAGCAGCAGGAGATAGTAGGACGTCTCACCGAGAACCTCAGCGCCATGAGGAAACTCCAGGCCAGCAAGGAGCGCCACTCGGCCCTGGACAGCGAGAAGGAGCGTGACAGCCGTGACGATGGTGACGGGGACTACTACGAGCTGGACATCAACGGGCCTGAGATCCTGCAGTGTAAGTACACAGTGGCTGTGTCCGAGGCCGGGGAGCTCAGACAGGAGCTTAAGACTCTTAAAGCAGAGTACCAGTCATGCCGGAGCCAGTACGAGGAGGAGCGAGCCCACCTGGAGAGCGAAGTGGCAGGGCTGAGCGAGAAGCTAGCTTCCCTGGAGAAGAGCAGCCGGGTGGAGCACGAGGAGATGGAGCGCCTGGAGAAGGACCTGCGGCGGGTGAGCGAGTCGGCAGGCGAGTCGCAGGGAAGTCTGAACGTGGCGCAGGACGAACTGGTGGTGTTCAGTGAGGAGCTGGCCAACCTCTACAACCACGTGTGCATGTGCAACAACGAGACGCCCAACCGGGTCATGCTTGACTACTACAAGGAGGGCAAGGCCAGCGTAGGTGGCGGGGGCGGCCGGGAGGGGAAAGGACGACGTCTGTCCCACGTTCTGCTCTCCAACGGGCTGGTCCCTGATACTGACCCCAGTAAACCTGAAGCTAATGACCCAGCcgccccagccccagtctcagccccagaATCCCGCCCAGAGCCTATGAACATCTATAACCTGGTGGCCATCATCAGGGACCAGATCCGTCACCTGCAGCAGGCGGTGGACCGCACCACAGAGCTGTCCCGCCAGAGGATGGCCACCATGGAGCTGAGCACCGTGGCTGATAAGGACAGCGAGGCCTGCATGGGGGAGATCCTCAAACTCAAGTCCCTCCTCAGCACCAAGAGGGAGCAGATCGCCACCCTGAGGACCGTGCTCAAAGCCAACAAACAT ACGGCTGAGGTGGCGCTGGCCAACCTGAAGAGTAAATACGACAACGAGAAGACCATGGTGAGGGATACCATGTTGAAGCTCCGCAACGAGCTGAAGGCTCTGAAAGAAGACGCTGCCACCTTCTCCTCACTACGGGCCATGTTCGCAACAAG GTGTGATGAGTACGTAACTCAGCTGGACGAGATGCAGAGACAGCTGGTTGCGGCAGAGGATGAGAAGAAGACACTGAACTCCCTGCTCCGCATGGCCATCCAGCAGAAGCTGGCCCTGACCCAGCGTCTGGAGGACCTGGAGTTTGATCATGAGCAGGCGCGCCGTGGTGGGGTTACAGGAGCAACGACGAGCAGTCGGGGCAAGACCTCCTCGTCGGCGCGAGGCAAAGGGGCCTCGGCCAATCATCACGTAAGTCAGAGATGCTCCTGCTGGGTCCTCCCCGAGCCCCACGGCATCCTGGGAGGCCCCATAGTCCTCTGCAGAGAGGAGTACAATATATACTGTGACCTTTGA